TTTTTTTTGAATAGGGTCATGAGTCAAAATCCCGAAAACAGAAGTGGTTTTCATGGCTGTAATGGGGAATCTTTCTTTTGCTTTCTGGAATTTTCCTCCGGCGTATTTTCCTCTGGCAAAAATCTGCTTTTCAACCCCGGTATTGGCCTGTGATTTCGTTAAGAAAGCATAAGGGATGACTTTTCTGCTTCCTTTTTTGATCTCAATAGAAACGCCTCCACCGGCTTGCTCGTTTCTGCTTGCATTTCGGGCTGTTTGCTGTAAAGTTCTTCTGCCTGTTTCTCTATTTCTCACCGATCGAATAGAAATAACACTTCGGCCATTAACAAACTGGGGATTGAACCTGGATAAGCTCAGGGGTCTTATATTTCCTGAGATAGAAGTTTCTGCCTTGTTATAGGTTGCTTTTTTCAGTATAATGGAAGACCTGATGTGGGTAGGCTTAATGTTGTAATGCTCTGAAATCATTCGCCTGTAAAGGGTGTTGCCTTTGGCAACTGCTTTATTTAACGCCCTTGTGCTGGCTTTCTTAAGATTTTTGTCATCTAATTGTCTCTGCAAAAAATTGAGGCCATTACTGCTGTGTGCTATTGTTACCTGTATCATCAGTGCTGTTTTTTAGATTTACCGCATCATATCGGGGATCTGATTTGGGCTGAAGTCCTGCCTTGTCAAATAATTCTTTAGAAATTTTCATTTCTTCCAGAATTTCCTCCGGGGCATAGCCTAAGAGCCTTACGGCTTCCTGCCAGCTCATAAATCCGGCTCTTACCTGTGCTAAAAGTCCGTTCACCTCTTTTACCGGGTCAATCATCATTCTACCCGGGGCGGTCCACTCGACTGTTTTAGGCGTGTCTTTGGGAAGTACCCCTAATAAATTTCCTGCCTCTACAAACCAAAGCCATACTTTTGCGCATAATTTAGGGATGAGAATAAAATTCTGCCATGTTTCAATCATTCGCTGGTACTCCAGCCATCCCATTCTTCCACTGGAATAGTTAACATGGCTTAAATCTCCGGTCATGGCTTCATAGCTCATACCATACCCTGCTGAAATACCGGTAAGAACATTCCTGGAATATTCGCCATAGCCATCGGCAGGTGGCGGGGAGGCAAAAGTGACGGATTTGCCGGGTTCCAGGGTTTGAATAAGTCCTGGTTCCACCCTGTCAAACTCTTCATAATCCTGTGAGCTCATGCCCATCATTTCAGAATCGGTTCTGGTGATGAATATAGAGAAACAGGAAGCGATCTTTTGTCTTACCAGCTGTGCATCGGAATAGTCGTCAAAATCTCTTAAGCTCATCATGGAGGGAGAACCAAAGGGCACGCCATGGATCTGACCGGGTTCATCCTGAAAAAAAAGATGGATCACATCCTGATCTTTCCAAAATGTACTTTTAGAATATTCCAGCTCCGGATCTTTATCGTAAATCCAGTATCCTTTCCTTTTTCCGCTGGCGGCGAACTCAATTCCCCCGGAAATATATGACCCGGTGGAAGTTTTTATGGTATCTTTTGAGAGGTCTAAAAATTTAGTGGAAACCACCTTGAGTTCTAATGGAATATGTTCTTTATTATTGGTTTTAATTCTTAAGATGAGTACTGAACCATGCATAGAGAGTGTTCTCATGCATAGATTCTGTAATCCGTAAAAATTAAAATTGCCATCAAAATCCACGGTGGTTTGCTGGGCCCAATCCTTCCAGATCTTTTTCAGCTGTTC
The nucleotide sequence above comes from Chryseobacterium sp. 7. Encoded proteins:
- a CDS encoding phage tail protein; translated protein: MIQVTIAHSSNGLNFLQRQLDDKNLKKASTRALNKAVAKGNTLYRRMISEHYNIKPTHIRSSIILKKATYNKAETSISGNIRPLSLSRFNPQFVNGRSVISIRSVRNRETGRRTLQQTARNASRNEQAGGGVSIEIKKGSRKVIPYAFLTKSQANTGVEKQIFARGKYAGGKFQKAKERFPITAMKTTSVFGILTHDPIQKKIETESKETLQREFERQIYLLTRR
- a CDS encoding phage portal protein; its protein translation is MSLELNLLDKVVSYLSPQWGLKRVQRRNAMDILQRGYEGARKDRRTKGWNVNDFEEAAKVAEIKTLKNRSRDLYRNNPYSFRAHNSIANNTTGTGIVPAIKNEQLKKIWKDWAQQTTVDFDGNFNFYGLQNLCMRTLSMHGSVLILRIKTNNKEHIPLELKVVSTKFLDLSKDTIKTSTGSYISGGIEFAASGKRKGYWIYDKDPELEYSKSTFWKDQDVIHLFFQDEPGQIHGVPFGSPSMMSLRDFDDYSDAQLVRQKIASCFSIFITRTDSEMMGMSSQDYEEFDRVEPGLIQTLEPGKSVTFASPPPADGYGEYSRNVLTGISAGYGMSYEAMTGDLSHVNYSSGRMGWLEYQRMIETWQNFILIPKLCAKVWLWFVEAGNLLGVLPKDTPKTVEWTAPGRMMIDPVKEVNGLLAQVRAGFMSWQEAVRLLGYAPEEILEEMKISKELFDKAGLQPKSDPRYDAVNLKNSTDDTGNNSTQQ